From Loxodonta africana isolate mLoxAfr1 chromosome 2, mLoxAfr1.hap2, whole genome shotgun sequence, the proteins below share one genomic window:
- the SNX24 gene encoding sorting nexin-24 isoform X1: MRRNSCKHPLIIGTWNVRSMNLGKLDIIKNEMERINIDILGISELKWTGIGHFESDNHIVYAGNDDSKRNGVAFMVKKNVSRSILKYNAVSDRIISIRLQGRPVNMAIIQIYAPTTRAKNEEIEDFYQLLKSEIDQTCNQDALIITGDWNAKVGNEEGSVVGKYGLGDRNNAGDRMIGFCKTNNFFIANTFFHQHKRRLYTWTSLDGTYRNQIDYICGQRQWKRSILSVRSGTDHQLLICKFKLKLKKISPQEPNYELEYIPPEFRDHLKNRFDALNISDRRPDELWNDIIHEESKRSLKRRERNKRPRWMSEETLKLALEHRAAKAKGRVDEVKELNKISKGLSRRQYYNDICKELEMENQKGRTRSAFLKLKELRKKFKPRVAKVKDSMGKILNDAGSIKRR; encoded by the coding sequence atgagaagaaacagctgcaaacatccattaataatcggaacctggaatgtacgaagtatgaatctaggaaaattggacatcatcaaaaatgaaatggaacgcataaacatcgatatcctaggcattagtgagctgaaatggactggtattggccatttcgaatcggacaatcatatagtctatgctgggaacgacgactcgaagaggaatggtgttgcattcatggtcaaaaagaacgtttcaagatctatcctgaagtacaacgcggtcagtgataggataatatccatacgcctacaaggaagaccagttaatatggctattattcaaatttacgcaccaaccactagggccaaaaatgaagaaatagaagatttttatcagctgctgaagtctgaaattgatcaaacatgcaatcaagatgcattgataattactggcgattggaatgcaaaagttggaaatgaagaaggatcagtagttggaaaatatggccttggtgatagaaacaatgccggagatcgaatgataggattttgcaagaccaacaacttcttcattgcaaataccttctttcaccaacataaacggcgactatacacatggacctcactagatggaacatacagaaaccaaattgactacatctgtggacagagacaatggaaaaggtcaatattatcagtcagaagtggaacagaccatcaattgctcatatgcaagttcaagctgaaactaaagaaaatcagtccacaagagccaaactatgagcttgagtatatcccacctgaatttagagaccatctgaagaacagatttgatgcgttgaacattagtgaccgcagaccagacgagttgtggaatgacatcatccatgaagaaagcaagaggtcattgaaaagacgggaaagaaacaaaagaccaaggtggatgtcagaggagactctgaaacttgctcttgagcatcgagcagctaaagcaaaaggaagggttgatgaagtaaaagaactgaacaagatttcaaagggcctctcgagaagacagtattataatgacatttgcaaagagctggagatggaaaaccaaaagggaagaacacgctcagcgtttctcaagctgaaagaactgaggaaaaaattcaagcctcgagttgcaaaagtgaaggattccatggggaaaatattaaacgacgcaggaagcatcaaaagaagatag